The genomic stretch ACCGAGCCCCTGTTCCGCGAAACGGTGGACCGCTGCGCCGAGATCCTGCGGCCCTGGCTGGGGATGGACCTGCGCGAGGCCCTGTACCCCGCCGACGAGCCGGCGCCGGCGGCCGACGAGCCCGGCGGGCTGGACCTGCGCGCCCTGCTGGGGCGCGCCGGCCGCGACGACGACATGGGGCTCCTGGACAGCACCCGGCTGGCCCAGCCGGCGCTCTTCGTCACCGAGTACGCCCTGGCGGTGCTCTGGATGAGCTGGGGGGTGCACCCCGAGGCGATGATCGGCCACTCGCTGGGCGAGTACGTGGCGGCCACGGTGGCGGGGGTCTGGTCGCTGGAAGACGCCCTGATGCTGGTGGCCGAGCGGGCCCGGCTGATCGAGGAGACGCCCCCCGGGGGGATGATGGGGCTTCCCTTCCCGAAGGAGAAGGCGGCCCCCTACCTCCGCGACGGCATCGCGATCGGCGCCCACAACGCCTGGTGGATCAGCGTGGTCTCCGGCCCCAAGGCGGCGGTAGACGCGCTGCAGGCCGAGATGACGGCGGCCGGGGTGTCCGTGCGGCGGCTTCCCGCCCGGCACGCCTACCACTCGCCGATGATGGTGCCGGTGGCGGAGCGCCTCGCGGAGCTCCTGCGCGGGGTGCGCCTTTCCCCGCCCGCCATCCCCTTCGCCAGCAACGTGACGGGGGGGTGGATCCGCCCCGAGGAGGCCACCGACCCGGAGTACTGGACGCGGCACCTGGTGCAGACCGTCCTCTTTTCCGACGGGGTGGAGACCATCGCCCGCGACGGCTTCCGCCTTCTCCTGGAGGTGGGCCCCGGGAACACGGTGGGCGGGCTGGCCCTGCAGGTGGACTGCTGGGGCGACACCCCGGCTTCGCTGGTGGTCGCCCTCCGCCACCGCTTCGAGAGCCACCCCGACGACGCCTACCTCCTGGGCGCGGCCGGCCGGCTCTGGGCCGCGGGGGCATCGGTGGACTGGGAGGCCGTGCACGCGCACGAGCGGCTGCGGCGCGTGGCGCTCCCCACCTACCCGTTCGAACGTGAGCGCTACTGGGTGGAGCCGGGCTCCGGGCCCGCCCCCGGGGGCCGCGGGGGAGCGGCCGCGGAACGGCGGTCCGGCCCGGCGGGGTGGATGTACCTTCCGGCCTGGCGGCGCGCCGCGCTCCCCGGTCGGCCCCTGGCGGAGCCCGCGGAGTGGCTGGTGCTGGCGGACGGCCTGGGGATCGGCGGGCGGCTGGCGGGGCGGCTGGAAAGCCTGGGGCACACGGTGGCGGTGGCGGAAGCCGGCGACGGCTTCGCCCGTGCGGGCGACCGCGGCTACACGGTGCGCCCGGGCTCCGCGGAAGACCTGGCCGCGCTGCGTGACACCCTGCAGGTGGCGGGGGTCCGTCCCCGGCGGGTGATCGTCCTCTGGGGGATGGACCCGGAGGGCGGGGAGGGTCCGGAGGCGTTCGCCCGGGCACACGCGCGCGGGTACGCCACCGTCTCCGCCCTGGCGGCGACCTTCGCCCGCGAGGCCAGCGAGGGGCCGTTCCGGCTCCTGGTGGCCACCGAGGGGGTGCGCGACGTGGCCGGCGGCGAGGACGTGCGCCCCGAGCGCGCCACCGTGCTGGGCGCCTGCCTGGCCCTTCCGCAGGAGCTGCCCCACGTTGTCTGCCGCACGGTGGACGTACGCCCCGGCGCGCCCGGCGACGAGCGCCTGGTGGAGCAGCTCCTGGCCGAGGCCGACGGCGATGCCGCGGATACGGACGTGGCGCTGCGGGGATCGCGGCGCTGGGTGCTGCGCTACGAGGCGGCGCCCGCCGGCGCGGGCGACGCGGCCCTCCGCCCCGGAGGGGCCTACCTCATCTCCGGGGGAATGCCCGCGGGCACCGGGGTCCTGGCCGAGCACCTGGCGGGGGTGGGGGCCCGCTTGGCCGTGGTGGTGCCCCCTTCCTTCCCGGAGCGCGAGGCGTGGGACGCCGTCCTGGCCTCCCCCGGAGGCGGGGGCGCCGCCGGCCAGACGCTGCGGGGGATCAGGGCCGCCGAGGCGCGGGGGTGCGAGCCCCTGGTCCTGCGCGCCGACCCCCGCGACGCCGGGGCGCTGCGAGGCGCGGTGGCGGCGGCCGTGGAGGCGTTCGGGACGCTGCACGGCGTGGTGCACGCCACCCAGGGCGCGGGAGGCGACTCCGCCCCGCTGGCCGAGGCGCGCTCCGCCGCGGCCGGGCTGGAGCTGTCCCGCCTGGCGCGCGAGCTGGCCGCGCTGGAAGCTGCCACGGCCGGGCTTCCGCTCGACTTCCTCCTCCTGCAGAACTCCATCTTCTCGGTCTTCGGCGGGTCGGGGCTGGCGGCGACCACGGCGGCGTTCGTGCTGGGCGATGCCTGGGCCGAGCGCTGCGCGGCCCAGGGGCGGCGCTGGACGAGCGTGAACTGGGACCGCTGGGAGGAGGAAGGCAGCTCCGCGGCCCTTGCCGAGGGGGCGATCCCCCGCGCCGAAGGGGTCCGGGTGTTCGAAACGCTGGCCGCCCTGGCCGGTGAGCCGCGGGTGGTGGTCTCTCCCCAGGACCTGCACGCGCGGCTGGAGCGCTTCCGCACCCCGCGCCGCGCCGCCTCCGCCCCGGCCGAGGGCGGGCAGGCCGCTGCGCAGGAGGGGCTGCACGCGCGCCCCGCCCTGGCGAACGAGTACCTGGAGCCCACCGGCGAGGCCGAGGAGCTCCTCGCCGGGATCTTCCGCGAGCTGCTGGGGATCCGGGAGGTCGGCACGCGCGATTCCTTCTTCGAGCTGGGCGGGCACTCCCTGCTGGGGCTGCAGGTCCTTGGCCGGGTGCGCGAGGTCTTCCAGGTGGATCTTCCCCTGCGCGCGATCTTCGAGGCGCCCACCGTCGCCGGGCTCGCCGAGCTGGTGGACGAGGCGATCCTCCTGGAGCTGGAGGAGATGAGCGACGAGGAGGCCGAGTCGGCCCTCGCGGGGGTGGGCGGCGCCCTCGAGGCGGCCACCGAAGGGGTACGATGACGCAGCTTTCCGAGCTTTCCCCGGCCAAGCGCGCGCTGCGCGAGGCCCGCCTGCGTGGCCGCTACCAGGAGGCGCCCATCGTTCCCCGCGCGCAGGCGGGGGACGCGCCCCTCTCGCACGCGCAGGAGCGGCTCTGGTTCATCGACCGGATGTACCCGGGGATGACGGCGTACAACCTGGTGACGGCCCTGCGGCTCCCCGGCGCCTTCGACGCGGCGGTGCTGGAGCGCGCCCTGGGCGAGGTGGTACGCCGGCACGACGTGCTCCGCACCACCTTTCGCGAGGTGAACGGCGTTCCGGCCCAGGTGGTGGCCCCCTTCACCGGGTACGCGTTGCCGGTGGAGGACCTGTCCGCCCTGCCACCCGCGGAGCGCGAGGCGCAGGCGCAGGCGCGTCTCGCCGGCGAGCGGGCGCGCCCCTTCGACCTGTCGGACGGCCCCGTCTTCCGCGCGTCGCTCCTGCGGCTGGATGCGCAGGACCACGTGCTGCTGGTGGGGATGCACCACATCATCAGCGACGCGTGGAGCCTGGGGGTGTTCCTGCGCGAGCTGGCCGTGCTGTACGACGCGTACCGGCAGGGGTGGGACTCGCCCCTGCCGCCGCTCCCCGTGCAGTACGCCGACTACGCCGCCTGGCAGCGTTCACAGCCGCCGGCGGCGGCGGAGCGCCAGCTGGCGTACTGGAGGCGCCAGCTGGGGGGCGCCCCGGAGCTGCTGGAGCTGCCGGCGGACCGGCCGCGGACGCCGGTCCCCTCCTTCCGCGGCTCGCAGGTGCCGCTGGAGGCGCCGATCGCGGTGCTGGACCGCCTGCGCGCGCTGGCGAACGTGCAGGGCGCCACGCTGCACATGGTGCTGCTGGGGACCTTCCAGGTGCTGCTGGCCCGGTATGCCGGGACGGACGACGTCTCGGTGGGCATCGCCGTATCGGGGCGTTCGCGCCGCGAGGTCGAGGGGCTGATCGGCATCTTCGTGAACACCCTGGTGCTGCGCACCGACCTTTCCGGCGACCCCACCTTTCGCACGGTGGTGGATCGTGTGCGCGAGATGGCGCTCGACGCGTACCAGAACCAGGAGGTGCCGTTCGAGCGGGTGGTGGCCGAGCTGAGCCCCCAGCGCAGCCTCAGCCACTCCGCGCTCTTCCAGGTGCTGTTCCTGCTCGACGAGGTCGCGCCCGCCCCCGCCGGCGTGGGCACGCCGCCGCCGGAGCCCTCGGCCGCTTCCGCCCCCGCCCCCGCCGAGGGCGCGAACGGGCCGGCGCCGTTCACGAGCGGACAGACGGAGTCCACGCAGGTAGACCTCACCCTCGTCCTGCGGAGCGACGCACGCGGCCTTACCGGCTCGCTGGAGTACGCTACGGACCTCTTCGACGAGGCGACCGCCCGCCGGATGGCCGGCCACCTGGAGCGGGTGCTGGCGCTCCTGGCCGCCGACCCGGACACGCGCCTTTCCGCGCTGCCGCTGCTGGACGACACGGAGCGCCGCAGCGTCCTGCAAACGTGGAGCGGCGCGGAGGCGGCCCCCCCTGGCGAGGGGCTTCTGCACGCGCTGATCGCGGCGCAGGCGGAGCGGACCCCCGACGCCGAAGCGGTGGTGTTCGAGGACACGTCGCTCACCTACGGCGCGCTGGAGGCGCGCGCCACCCGCCTGGCGGCCCATCTCGCCCGGCTGGGCGCGGGCCCCGAGGTGCGGGTGGGGGTCTGCCTGGAGCGCGGGCCGGAGATGATGGTCGCCATCCTGGCGGTGCTCAAGACGGGAGCCGCGTACCTTCCGCTGGACCCCGGCTATCCCGGCGGCCGGCTGGCGTACATGCTGGCTGATGCGGGGGCCCCGCTCGTGGTGACGCAGCCGTCGCTCCGCGAGCTCCTGGCCGGCGAGGGCGTCCGGATCGTCCTGGTGGACGATGCCGCGGAGGGCATCGAGGGGGATGCCGGGGAGGCGTCCCGGAGCTCCGTCGTTCCCGCGAACGCGGCGTACGTTATCTACACCTCCGGCTCCACCGGGCGCCCCAAGGGCGTGGTGGTGACGCACGCCAACGTGGTGGCGCTGATCGCCGCGATGGACGCCCACGTGGGGGGCACGGCGCCGGGAACGTGGCTGGCGGTTTCGCGGATCGGCTTCGACGCCTCCATCACGGAGCTGTTCTGGACGCTGGCGCGCGGCTTCCGGGTGGTGCTTCATCCTGATTTCGAGCGGGCGCGGGCAGAGCCGGGGGCGCTCGCGCGGCGAATCCGCCGGCACGGCGTCACCCACCTGCAGTGCACCCCGTCGCTGCTGCGAATGCTGCTGGCGGAGTCGGGGGTAGAGGGGCTGGCCGGCGTCGAGCGCCTGCTCCTGGGTGCCGAGCCGCTTCCGCCGGATCTGGTCGGGGAGCTCGGCTCCGTCGTTTCCGCCGGCATCGTGAACCTCTACGGCCCCACGGAGGCGACGGTGTGGGCCACCGCGCACGAGGTGCAGGGTGTGTCGGGGCGCATTCCCGTGGGCGCGCCGATCGCCGGCACGCGCGTGTACGTGCTGGACGGCGCCCTGGGCCCGCAGCCGGTGGGGGTGCCGGGGGAGCTGTGCATCGCAGGGACGGGCGTGGCGCGCGGCTACCTGAACCAGCCGGGGATGACGGCCGAGCGCTTCGTTCCCGATCCCTTCGCCTCCGTCCCGGGAGCGCGGATGTACCGCACCGGCGACCGGGGGCGGTGGGTGGATGGGACGGGCACCGCGGTCCTGGACTTCCTGGGGCGCATGGATGCGCAGGTGAAGATCCGCGGCTTCCGGATCGAACCCGGCGAGATCGAGGCCGTGCTGCGCCAGCACGAGCGCGTGGCCGACTGCGTGGTGATGGTGCGCGCGGAGACTGGCGAAACGCGGCTGGTGGCGTACGTCGTGGGCGAAGCGGACGCGGAGGCACTGCGCGAGCACCTGCGGCGGAGCCTGCCGGAGTACATGGTGCCGTCCGCGTTCGTGGCGCTGGACGCGCTGCCGCTGAACCCCAACGGAAAGCTGGACCGCAAGGCGCTGCCGGCGCCGGAGCTCGCGTCGTCGGAGGAGACGTACGTGGCACCGCGGACGCCGACCGAAGAGGTGCTGGCGGGGATCTGGGCAGAGGTGCTGCGGCTGGAGCGGGTGGGCCTCGAGGACCGATTCTTCGACCTGGGCGGGCACTCGCTGCTCGCCACCCGCGTCGCCGCGCGCGTGCACCAGGTCTTTGGCGTGGAGCTCCCGCTCCGCGCCCTCTTCGAGCGGCCGGTCCTTTCCGGGCTGGCGGCCGAGGTCGACCGCCTGCGCGGCAGCGGCGCGGCCGCCGGCCCCGACGCCATCGCCCGCGCCCCGCGCGACGGCGACCTGCCGGTGACGTTCGCGCAGGAGCGGCTCTGGTTCGTGGACGCGCTGGACCCGGGAAGCCCGGTGTACGCCATCCCGTTCTCGTACCGCATCACCGGGGCGCTGGACGACGACGCGCTCCGCCGCGCGCTGGGCGAGCTGGTGCGCCGCCACGAACCGCTGCGCACGACGCTCCCGGCCGTGGACGGCGTTCCCGTGCAGCGGATCTCCCCGCCCCCGGCCGAGTTCGACCTGCCCGTCACCGACCTGCGGCACCTGTCCGTGGACGAGCGGCGGGCGGAGGCCGGCCGGCTGACGGCCGAAGCCTCGCGGCACCGCTTCGACGTGGCGCGCGGGCCGCTCTTCCGTGCATCGCTCGTCCACGTGGCCGACGACGAGCACTTCCTCCTCCTCAACATCCACCACGCAGTCGGCGACGGGTGGTCGCTGGGGGTGCTGCGCGAGGAGATCTCCGCGCTCTACGGCGCCTTTGCGCGCGGGGAACCGTCGCCGCTGCCGGAGCCGGTGCTGCAGTACGCGGACTACGCGGTCTGGCAGCGTGAGCGCCTGTCCGGCGCCGCGCTGGAGCGGCAGGTGGAGTTCTGGCGGCAGGCGCTGGACGGCGCTCCGGCGCTCCTGGAGCTGCCGACGGACCGTCCCCGGCCGCCGGTGGAGTCGCACCGCGGCGAGGTGGAGCGCCTGCTCATCGAGCCCGCGCTGGCGGCGGAGGTGCACGCGCTGGCGCGCCGCGAGGGGGCCACGCTGTTCATGGTGCTCCTCGCCGCACTGGACGTGGTGCTGGGACGCCTGGCCGGGCAGGAGGACGTCGTGGTCGGCACGCCCATCGCCGGGCGGACGCGGGCGGAAACCGAGCGGATGGTGGGCCTGTTCCTCAATTCCCTGGCGCTCCGGGCCGACCTTTCGGGCGACCCGACCTTCCGCGAGCTGCTGGG from Longimicrobium sp. encodes the following:
- a CDS encoding type I polyketide synthase, which gives rise to MSDPIGAVAVIGMAGRFPGAADVERFWENLRDGVHSITFFDAEEGDTDPALVRAVGVLEGIDRFDAAFFGFSPRDAELLDPQQRLFLEAAWEALENAGHVPGSEREAVAVYAGASGSRYLALHLLSRPDVVESAGHFALELLNERTFLASRAAYKLDLRGAAVNVQTACSTGLAAIHLACQALASGECDLAVAGGVGLGFQRGHRYSPGGIMSPDGYCRAFDTRAAGTVGGSGLGVVVLRRLEDALADGDPVRAVILGSAMNNDGAQKVGFTAPSVEGQAEVVEEALALAGVDPETMGYVEAHGSGTELGDPVEVAALTRAFGDVGRTEYCALGSVKTNVGHLDAAAGVAGFVKAVLALEHGEIPPTLHFTEANPQIDFAGSPFFVNTGLVPFPGGGGQPRRAGVTSLGIGGTNVHVVLQEAPPRPPSAPARAWHVLPLSARTPAALEAATDRLAAHLRAHPEQELADVAWTLQTGRKSFAHRRTLVARDSEGAARALEKRSPGHIFDAAPPEGAQPVTFVFPGLGNHYPGMGKGLYETEPLFRETVDRCAEILRPWLGMDLREALYPADEPAPAADEPGGLDLRALLGRAGRDDDMGLLDSTRLAQPALFVTEYALAVLWMSWGVHPEAMIGHSLGEYVAATVAGVWSLEDALMLVAERARLIEETPPGGMMGLPFPKEKAAPYLRDGIAIGAHNAWWISVVSGPKAAVDALQAEMTAAGVSVRRLPARHAYHSPMMVPVAERLAELLRGVRLSPPAIPFASNVTGGWIRPEEATDPEYWTRHLVQTVLFSDGVETIARDGFRLLLEVGPGNTVGGLALQVDCWGDTPASLVVALRHRFESHPDDAYLLGAAGRLWAAGASVDWEAVHAHERLRRVALPTYPFERERYWVEPGSGPAPGGRGGAAAERRSGPAGWMYLPAWRRAALPGRPLAEPAEWLVLADGLGIGGRLAGRLESLGHTVAVAEAGDGFARAGDRGYTVRPGSAEDLAALRDTLQVAGVRPRRVIVLWGMDPEGGEGPEAFARAHARGYATVSALAATFAREASEGPFRLLVATEGVRDVAGGEDVRPERATVLGACLALPQELPHVVCRTVDVRPGAPGDERLVEQLLAEADGDAADTDVALRGSRRWVLRYEAAPAGAGDAALRPGGAYLISGGMPAGTGVLAEHLAGVGARLAVVVPPSFPEREAWDAVLASPGGGGAAGQTLRGIRAAEARGCEPLVLRADPRDAGALRGAVAAAVEAFGTLHGVVHATQGAGGDSAPLAEARSAAAGLELSRLARELAALEAATAGLPLDFLLLQNSIFSVFGGSGLAATTAAFVLGDAWAERCAAQGRRWTSVNWDRWEEEGSSAALAEGAIPRAEGVRVFETLAALAGEPRVVVSPQDLHARLERFRTPRRAASAPAEGGQAAAQEGLHARPALANEYLEPTGEAEELLAGIFRELLGIREVGTRDSFFELGGHSLLGLQVLGRVREVFQVDLPLRAIFEAPTVAGLAELVDEAILLELEEMSDEEAESALAGVGGALEAATEGVR
- a CDS encoding amino acid adenylation domain-containing protein yields the protein MTQLSELSPAKRALREARLRGRYQEAPIVPRAQAGDAPLSHAQERLWFIDRMYPGMTAYNLVTALRLPGAFDAAVLERALGEVVRRHDVLRTTFREVNGVPAQVVAPFTGYALPVEDLSALPPAEREAQAQARLAGERARPFDLSDGPVFRASLLRLDAQDHVLLVGMHHIISDAWSLGVFLRELAVLYDAYRQGWDSPLPPLPVQYADYAAWQRSQPPAAAERQLAYWRRQLGGAPELLELPADRPRTPVPSFRGSQVPLEAPIAVLDRLRALANVQGATLHMVLLGTFQVLLARYAGTDDVSVGIAVSGRSRREVEGLIGIFVNTLVLRTDLSGDPTFRTVVDRVREMALDAYQNQEVPFERVVAELSPQRSLSHSALFQVLFLLDEVAPAPAGVGTPPPEPSAASAPAPAEGANGPAPFTSGQTESTQVDLTLVLRSDARGLTGSLEYATDLFDEATARRMAGHLERVLALLAADPDTRLSALPLLDDTERRSVLQTWSGAEAAPPGEGLLHALIAAQAERTPDAEAVVFEDTSLTYGALEARATRLAAHLARLGAGPEVRVGVCLERGPEMMVAILAVLKTGAAYLPLDPGYPGGRLAYMLADAGAPLVVTQPSLRELLAGEGVRIVLVDDAAEGIEGDAGEASRSSVVPANAAYVIYTSGSTGRPKGVVVTHANVVALIAAMDAHVGGTAPGTWLAVSRIGFDASITELFWTLARGFRVVLHPDFERARAEPGALARRIRRHGVTHLQCTPSLLRMLLAESGVEGLAGVERLLLGAEPLPPDLVGELGSVVSAGIVNLYGPTEATVWATAHEVQGVSGRIPVGAPIAGTRVYVLDGALGPQPVGVPGELCIAGTGVARGYLNQPGMTAERFVPDPFASVPGARMYRTGDRGRWVDGTGTAVLDFLGRMDAQVKIRGFRIEPGEIEAVLRQHERVADCVVMVRAETGETRLVAYVVGEADAEALREHLRRSLPEYMVPSAFVALDALPLNPNGKLDRKALPAPELASSEETYVAPRTPTEEVLAGIWAEVLRLERVGLEDRFFDLGGHSLLATRVAARVHQVFGVELPLRALFERPVLSGLAAEVDRLRGSGAAAGPDAIARAPRDGDLPVTFAQERLWFVDALDPGSPVYAIPFSYRITGALDDDALRRALGELVRRHEPLRTTLPAVDGVPVQRISPPPAEFDLPVTDLRHLSVDERRAEAGRLTAEASRHRFDVARGPLFRASLVHVADDEHFLLLNIHHAVGDGWSLGVLREEISALYGAFARGEPSPLPEPVLQYADYAVWQRERLSGAALERQVEFWRQALDGAPALLELPTDRPRPPVESHRGEVERLLIEPALAAEVHALARREGATLFMVLLAALDVVLGRLAGQEDVVVGTPIAGRTRAETERMVGLFLNSLALRADLSGDPTFRELLGRVRESTLEAYAHQDVPFERVLEEVRPERSMAHAPVFQVMLNLMNFQDGAVRGEGLEVAGAGSIGDAASKFDLTLYVGEGDGRIFVTLVYAADLFDAPRMREFLAQLEGVLRQAAAAPETRVGALPLATEAARGVLPDPAAPLDDTWRGAVHELFAARAMETPHALVVEDPRERWTYAELDA